The Kaustia mangrovi genome has a segment encoding these proteins:
- a CDS encoding DUF2125 domain-containing protein, with product MALPLALVIALALAWSGYWWFMFSKAKEEFGRWQAHAEDAGVTLGCGSQGWGGYPFRVEMDCEPLELSWSSRDGTSEIRLAGLQTVSQVYDPQHVLAAGASPAAMRSLDPGAGEPSFALAATYDPATASVRFDRHRPDRLSLVVEALRADITERKHDGAGDARVTNISADSFDLHFRFVDPPRDGRAQLELASDGSAVRAEGRGLVSALGEPLDLDRFELRARADRVPYPIDNPDVALRGFAADGGTLTVDRLLAKSGPVSFVARGTLALDKRGRATGDLTAEVVNMKGLLSKFERAGKIGRTEAQLAAGLLSFLEGATTGDKGAISVDMRVKKGKIYFGPFKVAEIPPLF from the coding sequence ATGGCGCTGCCCCTTGCTCTGGTGATCGCCCTGGCGCTCGCCTGGTCGGGCTATTGGTGGTTCATGTTCTCCAAGGCGAAGGAGGAATTCGGCCGCTGGCAGGCGCATGCCGAGGATGCCGGCGTGACGCTCGGCTGCGGCAGCCAGGGCTGGGGCGGCTATCCCTTCCGCGTGGAGATGGATTGCGAACCGCTGGAGCTCTCCTGGAGCTCGCGCGACGGGACGAGCGAGATCAGGCTCGCGGGCCTTCAGACCGTCTCGCAGGTCTACGATCCCCAGCATGTGCTTGCCGCGGGCGCCTCGCCGGCAGCCATGCGCAGCCTCGATCCGGGCGCCGGCGAGCCCTCCTTCGCGCTGGCCGCGACCTACGACCCCGCCACGGCGAGCGTCCGGTTCGACCGGCACCGGCCGGACCGGCTCTCCCTCGTCGTGGAGGCTTTGCGCGCCGACATCACCGAGCGCAAGCATGACGGCGCGGGCGATGCCCGGGTCACGAACATCTCCGCCGACAGTTTCGACCTGCATTTCCGCTTCGTGGACCCGCCGCGCGACGGGCGCGCCCAGTTGGAACTGGCGAGCGACGGCAGCGCGGTCAGGGCGGAAGGCCGTGGGCTTGTCTCCGCGCTCGGGGAACCGCTCGACCTCGACCGGTTCGAGCTTCGCGCGCGTGCCGACAGGGTGCCTTACCCGATCGACAATCCGGATGTCGCCCTGCGCGGCTTCGCTGCCGATGGCGGCACGCTGACGGTGGACCGGCTGCTGGCCAAGAGCGGGCCGGTCTCCTTCGTCGCGCGCGGCACTCTGGCACTCGACAAGCGCGGCCGCGCGACCGGGGATCTGACTGCGGAGGTCGTCAATATGAAGGGCCTCTTGTCGAAATTCGAGCGCGCCGGAAAGATCGGCCGGACCGAGGCCCAACTCGCCGCCGGCCTGCTTTCCTTCCTGGAGGGCGCGACGACCGGGGACAAGGGCGCGATCAGCGTCGACATGCGGGTCAAGAAGGGCAAGATCTATTTCGGCCCCTTCAAGGTCGCCGAGATCCCGCCGCTGTTCTGA
- a CDS encoding cupin domain-containing protein, with the protein MPHHGAMADEIIARLGLEPHPEGGFFRETWRAEAEEGVRAAGTAIYYLLREGERSHWHRVDADEMWHWYAGAPLRLGLSHDGVGEEAFTLGPDLGGGERPQHLVAAGAWQSARSLGAWTLVGCTVTPAFEFSGFELAPPGWAPGRGR; encoded by the coding sequence ATGCCGCATCACGGGGCCATGGCCGACGAGATCATCGCCCGGCTCGGGCTCGAGCCGCACCCGGAGGGCGGGTTCTTCCGCGAGACCTGGCGTGCCGAGGCCGAGGAGGGCGTCCGCGCGGCGGGCACGGCCATCTACTACCTCCTGCGCGAGGGCGAGCGAAGCCACTGGCACCGCGTCGACGCCGACGAGATGTGGCACTGGTATGCGGGCGCGCCGCTGCGCCTCGGCCTGTCGCATGACGGGGTCGGGGAGGAGGCCTTCACGCTCGGCCCCGACCTTGGCGGTGGCGAGCGGCCCCAGCATCTGGTGGCGGCGGGCGCATGGCAGAGCGCGCGCTCGCTCGGCGCATGGACGCTTGTGGGCTGCACGGTCACGCCCGCCTTCGAGTTCTCCGGCTTCGAGCTCGCCCCGCCCGGCTGGGCTCCGGGTCGCGGGCGCTGA
- a CDS encoding sulfite oxidase — translation MARKERGFFELYSKDPERADYMIFGRIPYPDRRGFLKGAGLTAMTAVLGTGIPFHRNMPSGLIPAALAEGLQDFKIEGKDGLTVLNDRPVNAETPAHLLDADITPTDRHFIRNNGIPPEEVDASTWTITIDGLVDEPLTLTIDDLKSRFDVVTYALQVECGGNGRAFFNPPAKGNQWTVGAIANSRWTGVRLADVLRAAGVKDSVIYTAHYGADTHLSGDPDKLPISRGVPIEKAMSPYNLIAFAQNGGPIHPMNGAPVRLVIPGWPGSCSQKWLKRIELRDVVHDGPKMTGTSYRVPEYDVAPGTKVPTEDFKIIQSMPVKSLITSPQSGVELPADTRALAVRGHAWAGDNFVSRVDVTADFGKTWVQAELGAPVNPYAWQTWNAEIPVPGRGYYEVWARATDSEGNEQPFAINWNPKGYLNNSLHRIAATVPA, via the coding sequence ATGGCCCGCAAGGAACGTGGCTTTTTCGAGCTGTATTCGAAGGATCCCGAACGCGCCGACTACATGATCTTCGGGCGCATCCCCTATCCCGACCGGCGGGGCTTCCTGAAGGGAGCGGGGCTCACCGCCATGACGGCGGTGCTTGGAACCGGTATCCCGTTTCACCGCAACATGCCCTCCGGCCTGATCCCGGCCGCGCTCGCGGAGGGGCTCCAGGACTTCAAGATCGAGGGCAAGGACGGGCTGACGGTGCTCAACGACCGGCCGGTCAATGCGGAAACGCCCGCGCATCTCCTCGATGCCGACATCACGCCGACCGACCGGCACTTCATCCGCAATAACGGCATTCCGCCGGAGGAGGTCGATGCGTCGACCTGGACGATCACCATAGACGGCCTCGTCGACGAGCCGCTCACGCTGACCATCGACGACCTGAAATCGCGCTTCGACGTCGTGACCTATGCGCTGCAGGTCGAATGCGGCGGCAATGGACGTGCCTTCTTCAACCCGCCGGCCAAGGGCAACCAGTGGACGGTCGGCGCCATCGCCAATTCCCGTTGGACGGGGGTCAGGCTGGCCGACGTGCTGCGCGCGGCGGGCGTGAAGGACAGTGTCATCTACACCGCCCATTACGGCGCGGACACGCATCTGTCCGGCGATCCCGACAAGCTGCCCATCTCGCGCGGCGTGCCCATCGAGAAGGCGATGAGCCCCTACAACCTCATCGCCTTCGCGCAGAATGGCGGGCCGATCCACCCGATGAACGGCGCGCCGGTGCGCCTCGTCATTCCGGGCTGGCCGGGCTCGTGCAGCCAGAAATGGCTGAAGCGGATCGAGCTGCGCGACGTGGTCCATGACGGGCCGAAGATGACCGGCACTTCCTACCGGGTTCCCGAATACGACGTCGCGCCGGGCACGAAGGTGCCGACGGAGGACTTCAAGATCATCCAGTCCATGCCGGTGAAGTCGCTCATCACCTCGCCGCAGAGCGGCGTGGAGCTGCCGGCCGACACCCGCGCGCTCGCCGTTCGCGGCCATGCCTGGGCGGGCGACAATTTCGTCAGCCGCGTCGACGTGACCGCCGATTTCGGCAAGACCTGGGTGCAGGCCGAGCTCGGCGCCCCCGTAAACCCCTATGCCTGGCAGACCTGGAATGCGGAAATCCCCGTTCCCGGCCGCGGCTATTACGAGGTCTGGGCCCGCGCGACCGACAGCGAGGGCAATGAGCAGCCCTTCGCCATCAACTGGAACCCCAAGGGTTATCTCAACAACTCCCTGCATCGGATTGCGGCGACGGTTCCGGCATGA